A section of the Diabrotica virgifera virgifera chromosome 8, PGI_DIABVI_V3a genome encodes:
- the LOC126890344 gene encoding E3 SUMO-protein ligase KIAA1586-like: MDNSKPKQKTLTSFFSASVKRELNTLGLPKGTKQDKSNVVSVDELAIGNSLNKNEQISEPSTSTNKEKETKWPDVWTEEMWTRKKETYPWIDCKEGKLGCKVCFEVTTMGAFKKEHVSLSHEWRTFQVSCYGSNRTNQLKSLRKKIIEHKQSKAHSTAQAIVESSHKNPITQLVDSANTAHMESTKAIFRSAYYIAKNDRPYNDHFGLLELQKLNGVDIGVGLHSRYSAVEIIDHISKEMKLRILNKVKEVSGKISIIIDESTSISSKSVLIIYLKCEISKEKSPNILFLDLVELPDQRAESVFNSTLKSLEQYGFDNGYLKQNLVSFTSDGASVMLGKHSGVAKRFSTLYPDIIVWHCLNHRLELAIGDAVSEVAGVNHFQIFMDKLYSLYSASPKNKRELKDCAQELDIQMNKIQRALKLTIWVVG; the protein is encoded by the coding sequence ATGGATAACTCTAAACCTAAACAAAAAACTTTAACCTCATTTTTTAGTGCGTCGGTGAAACGTGAACTAAACACGTTAGGCCTACCTAAAGGAACCAAGCAAGATAAATCCAATGTTGTTTCGGTTGATGAATTAGCGATTGGAAACTCTTTAAATAAAAACGAACAAATAAGTGAACCCAGCACATCAACGAATAAGGAAAAAGAAACAAAATGGCCTGACGTTTGGACAGAAGAGATGTGGACTCGTAAGAAGGAAACTTATCCTTGGATAGATTGCAAAGAAGGTAAATTAGGCTGCAAAGTTTGTTTTGAAGTCACAACTATGGGTGCTTTTAAGAAAGAACACGTTTCTTTAAGTCATGAGTGGCGCACATTTCAAGTTAGCTGTTACGGCTCAAACCGAACTAACCAGCTCAAATcacttagaaaaaaaattatagagcacAAACAGTCCAAAGCACATAGTACTGCTCAGGCCATTGTTGAATCCTCTCATAAAAATCCTATTACGCAATTAGTTGATTCTGCAAATACAGCTCACATGGAATCAACTAAAGCTATTTTTAGGTCAGCTTACTACATAGCTAAGAACGACCGACCATATAACGATCATTTCGGTTTATTAGAACTTCAAAAACTAAATGGAGTAGATATCGGTGTAGGCCTTCATTCAAGATACAGTGCTGTAGAAATTATTGATCATATATCAAAAGAGATGAAGTTAAGAATATTGAATAAGGTTAAGGAAGTTTCTGGGAAAATTTCTATCATTATTGATGAATCCACCAGCATAAGTTCAAAGTCAGTACTCATAATTTATTTGAAGTGTGAAATAAGTAAAGAAAAGTCCCCTAACATTTTGTTCTTAGATCTAGTTGAACTTCCTGATCAAAGGGCCGAATCTGTTTTTAACAGTACACTTAAGTCCCTTGAACAATATGGGTTTGACAATGGTTATTTAAAACAGAACTTAGTTTCTTTCACAAGTGACGGGGCTAGTGTTATGTTAGGGAAACACTCAGGAGTGGCAAAGAGGTTTTCAACTTTGTACCCTGATATAATCGTTTGGCACTGTTTAAATCACAGATTGGAATTGGCTATTGGGGACGCAGTCAGCGAAGTGGCCGGAGTGAATCATTTCCAGATATTTATGGACAAACTGTACTCGCTGTACAGCGCCTCTCCAAAAAACAAGCGTGAGTTAAAAGACTGTGCACAAGAACTTGACATTCAGATGAACAAAATCCAAAGGGCCTTAAAACTCACGATTTGGGTAGTAggctaa